GGCAAGCTTTATCTCGTTACATTCACCCAGTGACTTGCCCTCCAGGCACTGATCTTGCTGCCAATCTCTTGCTCGGCCACACACGCTCTGCCTGGCTTGCTGCCCTGGCCTGCccagccttctctctctccactttcccccctcACCGCCTCCCTCCAGGCTTATCTAGGAGGATCCCTAGACTCTGCACACTGAACCCAGAGCTCACCACTTCCCACATCTCACCTCGCAGCTGCGGCCCTAGCCATGGCTGCCTGCTGAGCCCTCGAGCAAATAAGATGGGAAAACCTGACCCTTCTTCGTCCAGGAGACAGGCCTCTGCAAGCCTGAAtcgccctctcctccccactgcGGTCCCGGAGCAAACCCCCCCTCCTCCCTTCATCCTCCTTCTCAtcgtgtggccttggacaagtccctTCACTTTTGCGTTTTGCTTGTCAAACTTCACAGGCTGAAAACTCTAATCTGTATCATACAGGTGAATTATGTTTATTTCTGTAGGTAGGCTGTTTCCTGTCAGGACAAATCAAAGTTTCACCTTCCCTGGGCAGGTGATGGGGGCATGTGGGCTCCCAGGAGATTTAGGGCAGAGAGAGACTAAGGGGAGACCACAAGATAGAGGCACCTTGGCTGATTTCTTAACTGAAGATACAGGTGAATATAAACGCACTGGCTTTGGTGGCGTGTGGTGCCAGAGGCACGGGGGGTGTGTAGGCGGAGATGTTCCGACTTCAGGGACCAGCTCACCACGGTGTCCCTCCACTCCCAGGCAGGGCCGGGACAGCCTTCTCAGCTCCAGGATGAGGCATCCCAAGGGAGACTTACGGGGAAAGAAAGTGCTGGAGTAGGAGCTAAGTCGTCTGAACTTATTCCCTGGGCCCAGAGGAAGTGGGGGCACGGGTCTGCTTTCCATGAAGAGTGTGTGTGGCGGGAATCTAGCTCCTAAAGAGGattcaaaggaaaaacaagaagtgGGGACAAAGAAACGTAGTCTGGGGCCTCGGTCCTTTCCTACTACGTGGGGGACCTCCCAAAGTCCCGGCCTCGTGCGCCCCAGCTCCTTCGCCACCACGCGCGAGTCTCCTGGCCCTGGCAAGCGCCAGCCACAGCTGGGGGCCTCTGCTACGGCCCGGAGTGCTCGGCAGTGGACGATGCCCAGCTAAAGCTGCTCGGGCCGCGCGGCAGCATGAGGTCCAGGGCGAGGTCGCGCTGCTCGTCCTCAGAGAACACTGGCCGGTAGCCCAGCAGCTGCAGGGCGCCCGCGCACAGCTCCTGCACGCGGCGGATCTTGGCGAAGGGCAGCGTGTGGCGCCAGGCCTGCGAGACGTTGAGCGCGTCCCTGGACGTAGTCTTGAAGGCCTCACGGCGCGCGCCTGGCCCGACCCCGTGGGTGATGTTGTGGATCCAGGCCTCGAGCTGCGGCGTGAGACTCAGGCCTGCGAAGGCGTAGAGCGCGCGGATCTCGGGCAGCGGCGCCCGTGCCAGGTCCTCGAAGCGCACCAGGCGGTAGCGGCCGCGCAGGGAGGCTGGTGGCTTGCGCATGGCGGCCTCGGCGATGCGCACGTGGCTGCGGCACACCTCGCGCACCACACGCAGGTCCGGGTCGGCCTCCACCCACTTGCCGTTGGTGCCCAACACGATGCCGTTGTCCCGGGCCAGGGCCTTAGCCGTCTGCTCGCGCGAGCGCAGCACGGCCCGCGGGTCGCGCACCAGGTGCACGATGCGCAGGTTGAGCGCCGGGTCGCTGAGCAGCGGGT
Above is a genomic segment from Kogia breviceps isolate mKogBre1 chromosome 18, mKogBre1 haplotype 1, whole genome shotgun sequence containing:
- the CHST6 gene encoding carbohydrate sulfotransferase 6, which codes for MWLRRVSSTAVTALLLAQTGLLLFLVSRPRPPSPVGGEERVHVLVLSSWRSGSSFVGQLFSQHPNVFYLMEPAWHVWAALSQGSAVALHMAVRDLVRSVFLCDMDVFDAYLPWRRNLSDLFQWAESRALCSPPACSAFPRGAISSEAVCKPLCARRPFDLAQEACRSYSHVVLKEVRFFNLQVLYPLLSDPALNLRIVHLVRDPRAVLRSREQTAKALARDNGIVLGTNGKWVEADPDLRVVREVCRSHVRIAEAAMRKPPASLRGRYRLVRFEDLARAPLPEIRALYAFAGLSLTPQLEAWIHNITHGVGPGARREAFKTTSRDALNVSQAWRHTLPFAKIRRVQELCAGALQLLGYRPVFSEDEQRDLALDLMLPRGPSSFSWASSTAEHSGP